Genomic window (Fictibacillus marinisediminis):
ATATAAACAAGACTGTTGTTTCTGCTTATTTATATCACTTTTGATTAGATATAGTCTTTTGTTTTTGGAAAGCTTTTTTAGCAAGAAATTCTTTTTTTGAAAAATTATAAGAACATATGTTCTATTTTAATACATAAAAAGACAGAATACAACAATTTTTAGGAAATAGATTACAGGATACATTAAACAACTTTACCTGAATGAGGTTGTATCCAAAATTAGAGTGCCGCTTTATTTGAAAAAAGTTTTCATGTAAAGGAAAAAAAAATTAAAAACATTGTAAGAATTTCCACCTTTTCTACGTTACATATTATGAAGGGCTTGATAAAGGAGCATCCTTCTACGGGTTAGTACTTTTTACTCGCGTTAAAGTCTCCCTTAAACCTTTGAAAAGGAGTGTGGGAAAACATCAATTGGATCAGAAAAGCAACGGAGTGGTTTGAAACTCTTTTTGCAAGACACCTTGTGGATGCTGAGCTACAAGACCCTAAGTGTGTAGTGGATATGTGTGATGATAAAAACTTTAGGGTATGTATTGTGCATCCTCCAATGAACCAGCATTTCTTTCTTACGTTGAACTATCCCCATAACCAATGAAGGAGCGTGTTTTAAAAATGGCAGTTATTAATCGATTAGGAAGTGTTTTTATTCATGTAAGTGATTTGAAAAAATCAACGGAATGGTATGCTAAGATTTTAGAAAAGCCGCAGCCGGAGGAGGAACCTCAAGGCCCTGTACATTGGTTTGAAATGGGGGAAGGACGAGGCGTTCTTCTTGACGATAATCGAAACAATGCGGATCATGTTCGCCCCTCGTTTATGTTGAATACGGAAGATGTTGATCGAGCTTACAAATTAGTGAAAGAAAATGGAGGTGAAATCATTCGGGAGATTGAAAGAGATGACATGGTTTCCTTCTTTAATTTCAAGGATCCAGATGGAAACATGGTTATGGTTTGTCAGGAACACTTTAATCAGTAATATAGTTATAAATGAAGAGTGCCGAAACAATGAAGTGTATCGGCACTCTACTTTTTATGTTTTTCCTTGATGATGCTTTTTTCCTTTCGGTGGAGCGCAACATCCGAAAGTGGTGTTTCTTCTGGGTTGATCATACCTGTATATTGGTCGTCATAGGTTAATCGAATCTCTTGTTTATTTAGTTGTTTATTCCTCCAATAGACAACTTCTATTAGATTTTCCTTATTAAAATAATGGGATAAAGTACGAACAAATTGGTAATAAGAGGTCACGGGTTTATTGTTGATGTGGGTAATAATATCCCCCTCACGGATGCCTGCATAGAACGCAGGGCTATTTGGGTACACCTTCATCATGAAATTACCCTCATGACTAGAACCCGCTTGAAGCAGTTGCTCAGATGTGGCCGTGTAATTAATGACTCCGATCCTTGGATAATTAAAAATATCATTTCGTAAATCCAACCCAAATTCTACAATGCTTTTTATATTATATAGTGTTTGCCTCCAGCCCATTTCTCCACATTCTCTAATCCACTGCATCATTTCGTCATCATCATATCCGTCCACCTTTACCGTAATCTTTATAAGGTTTTCTGATATTTCTTCTAACGAAAAAGCAGTATATAGCTCGTATTCTCGATAGGAGCCATCGGGTAGTAACGCTTTGTATTTGTCCCAAAAAACAATATGATTTGGCGCTTCCTTGAGTATACATATGGATTTGTTTGATAACTCACCAATTATAAAATCAACTTCATCACCAATTTCAATGCTCTTTTCTTTTCCCTCAACTAGGGCAACATCCGTTAAAAAACGATTCCACCCGTCCGTGGTCGAAAAAAAGGACCAAAGTTCCTCTTTTGTACTTGTAATGTAGCACGAATTCAGTGTGAAAAATTTAGACTTATCCATGATTCGCCTCCTTCCTACATCTATCTTATTGGACGAGGATGATATTTTACTCGGCGTTTTTAAAGAAAATAGGCAATAAAAAACGAGCGCGGCATCGAGAGGCGTTTTTATAATGAAGTACAAAAACAGGTGAAAAAAATGCGAACAATCGGTGTGGTTATTCCAGTTTTCAATCAAGCGATTCCCCTTTTATGTACTTTACATGGTTTCCATAAACAATCTGTGAATACATTTAAAATCTCTATTGTTGATGATGGTTCTGAAGAGGACATAAAAAGCATTGTCAATTTGTTTGAAGATGTATTGGATATCACATACACAAGGATTAACAAAAGCGGGAGAGCCATCGCACGAAATGTCGGGGTTGAAGCGCTTCAAAATCCATCCACTCTCATCTTTTGTGATGCTGATCGAATTCCCGCTAGAGATTTTATTCTTGAACATGCCAATGCCCATAATATGAAACAACATGCATTGGTAGTAGGGGATATCAAGGAAATGTATGTCCCAAATCTTTGGAATAACCTTCCTACGGTCTTTCATAATTATTTATCCACTCAGCGTTTGAGAAGGCCTCAATATCCTCGTATTATCTA
Coding sequences:
- a CDS encoding VOC family protein — encoded protein: MAVINRLGSVFIHVSDLKKSTEWYAKILEKPQPEEEPQGPVHWFEMGEGRGVLLDDNRNNADHVRPSFMLNTEDVDRAYKLVKENGGEIIREIERDDMVSFFNFKDPDGNMVMVCQEHFNQ
- a CDS encoding PDZ domain-containing protein, which gives rise to MDKSKFFTLNSCYITSTKEELWSFFSTTDGWNRFLTDVALVEGKEKSIEIGDEVDFIIGELSNKSICILKEAPNHIVFWDKYKALLPDGSYREYELYTAFSLEEISENLIKITVKVDGYDDDEMMQWIRECGEMGWRQTLYNIKSIVEFGLDLRNDIFNYPRIGVINYTATSEQLLQAGSSHEGNFMMKVYPNSPAFYAGIREGDIITHINNKPVTSYYQFVRTLSHYFNKENLIEVVYWRNKQLNKQEIRLTYDDQYTGMINPEETPLSDVALHRKEKSIIKEKHKK
- a CDS encoding glycosyltransferase family 2 protein, whose protein sequence is MRTIGVVIPVFNQAIPLLCTLHGFHKQSVNTFKISIVDDGSEEDIKSIVNLFEDVLDITYTRINKSGRAIARNVGVEALQNPSTLIFCDADRIPARDFILEHANAHNMKQHALVVGDIKEMYVPNLWNNLPTVFHNYLSTQRLRRPQYPRIIYTLFDEEGESISNIPWLATFSGNFSIGYDLFKKVGGFDPDFRYWGFEHFEFGYRAYRQSVKFLYNRKAVNIHIAHSRQNNYQNHLKKSHDIFKKKHLSPEVELLLDFMLGDVSLLDLHNVSIPLHDNVNKFKNVPELFVKITNF